A DNA window from Halorubrum sp. DM2 contains the following coding sequences:
- a CDS encoding HEAT repeat domain-containing protein, with product MSTNSSKPLDGVTPETVSPGDVDATEIRAALESSNPLVQQRGVDVCEALAEQEIDAIQPLLDDVAALAGDSNSPIALRAIATLDAVADADPTALDGRLGAVASAAGADVVDVQLTAATLLGKVVVNHPDLVAPHVRTLVAGVQVTETAEFADIGEFVDHPGTLETIAEHERGERERRASARRMLVNVAVAVTETTPESAFDAVDPLAALLDDDDPEIVGGAVDALGELAAADPEVVAPAVDRLRDCLDHYDRSVRARSIRALGRRGDPDVVDELRTVAAEDDDETVRELAEETVTFLAGP from the coding sequence ATGTCCACGAACTCTTCGAAGCCCCTCGACGGCGTGACCCCAGAGACGGTCTCGCCCGGGGACGTCGACGCGACCGAGATCCGGGCCGCGCTCGAATCGTCGAACCCGCTCGTCCAGCAGCGCGGCGTCGACGTCTGCGAAGCACTCGCCGAGCAGGAGATCGACGCGATCCAGCCGCTGCTCGACGACGTTGCGGCGCTCGCGGGCGACAGCAACTCACCGATCGCGTTGCGCGCGATCGCCACGCTCGATGCCGTCGCCGACGCCGACCCGACGGCTCTCGACGGGCGTCTCGGAGCCGTCGCGAGCGCCGCCGGCGCAGACGTCGTCGACGTCCAGTTGACGGCGGCGACGCTGCTCGGGAAGGTCGTCGTCAACCATCCTGACCTCGTTGCGCCGCACGTCCGCACGCTGGTTGCCGGAGTACAGGTCACCGAGACGGCCGAGTTTGCGGATATCGGAGAGTTCGTCGACCATCCCGGCACCCTGGAGACGATCGCGGAGCACGAACGCGGGGAGCGCGAGCGACGCGCTTCCGCGCGGCGCATGCTCGTCAACGTCGCGGTCGCGGTCACCGAGACGACGCCGGAATCCGCGTTCGACGCCGTCGACCCGCTCGCGGCGCTCCTCGACGACGACGACCCCGAGATCGTTGGCGGTGCCGTCGACGCGCTCGGCGAACTGGCGGCGGCCGACCCGGAGGTCGTCGCGCCCGCCGTCGACCGGCTTCGGGACTGTCTCGACCACTACGACCGGTCCGTTCGTGCGCGCTCGATACGGGCGCTCGGTCGCCGCGGAGACCCCGACGTGGTCGACGAGTTGCGTACGGTCGCCGCCGAGGACGACGACGAAACGGTCCGAGAACTGGCCGAGGAGACCGTTACGTTCCTCGCCGGCCCGTGA
- a CDS encoding mandelate racemase/muconate lactonizing enzyme family protein: MEVTEVETYVVDADWRNWFFVRVKTDEGITGVGEALGAEGLTTVLEEVAQSHKHYVIGEDPLNRKKINRRLTRYPFAWRGGKLINAVAAAFDIALWDIAGKYHDEPVWKLLGGKVHDEIPVYANGWHIGERTPENYAHHAKKAVEEQEYPALKCDPFAHYEHSLTDDQIGEVAELLEAVRDAVGWDVGIALDCHGRFTRRGAIEVANALEEYDIMFLEEPVELEDREVMADVTDKVNMPVATGERIYNNETMADVIRQQACDIIQPDVTNYGSLQEAQHAAAMAKNRYMTIAPHNPNAGVSTAASVHLCAGLENLEVLEHMSRDVPWGEEVVETSLEVSDGAIEVPDEPGLGVEFNPEAAREHPGEPKDSHSLFDEGGALKRP, from the coding sequence ATGGAAGTTACTGAAGTCGAGACGTACGTCGTCGACGCGGACTGGCGCAACTGGTTCTTCGTTCGGGTGAAGACCGACGAGGGGATCACCGGGGTCGGCGAGGCCCTCGGCGCTGAGGGGCTCACCACCGTCCTCGAAGAGGTTGCGCAGTCGCACAAACACTACGTAATCGGCGAGGACCCGCTGAACCGCAAGAAGATCAACCGCCGGCTCACCCGGTACCCGTTCGCGTGGCGCGGCGGGAAGCTAATCAACGCGGTCGCGGCGGCCTTCGACATCGCGCTGTGGGACATCGCCGGGAAGTACCACGACGAGCCGGTCTGGAAGCTGCTCGGCGGGAAGGTCCACGACGAGATCCCCGTCTACGCCAACGGCTGGCACATCGGCGAGCGCACCCCCGAGAACTACGCGCACCACGCGAAGAAGGCCGTCGAAGAGCAGGAGTATCCCGCCCTGAAGTGCGACCCCTTCGCCCATTACGAACACTCGCTGACCGACGACCAGATCGGTGAGGTCGCGGAGCTGCTCGAAGCCGTCCGCGACGCCGTCGGCTGGGACGTCGGCATTGCGCTCGACTGTCACGGTCGCTTCACCCGCCGGGGGGCCATCGAGGTCGCGAACGCCTTAGAGGAGTACGATATCATGTTCCTCGAAGAGCCGGTCGAGCTGGAGGACCGCGAGGTGATGGCCGACGTGACCGACAAGGTGAACATGCCCGTCGCGACCGGCGAGCGCATCTACAACAACGAGACGATGGCCGACGTGATCCGGCAGCAAGCCTGCGACATCATCCAGCCCGACGTCACCAACTACGGCAGCCTCCAGGAGGCGCAACACGCCGCGGCGATGGCCAAGAACCGGTACATGACCATCGCGCCGCACAACCCCAACGCGGGCGTCTCGACGGCCGCGTCGGTCCATCTCTGTGCCGGTCTGGAGAATCTCGAAGTGCTCGAACACATGAGCCGCGACGTGCCGTGGGGCGAGGAGGTCGTCGAGACGAGCTTGGAGGTCTCCGACGGGGCCATCGAAGTACCCGACGAGCCCGGACTCGGCGTCGAGTTCAATCCCGAAGCCGCGCGGGAACACCCCGGAGAGCCGAAGGACAGTCACAGTCTCTTCGACGAGGGTGGCGCGCTCAAACGGCCGTAA
- a CDS encoding fumarylacetoacetate hydrolase family protein, protein MRYYRLPGGKHSVGSDSLVVVADGDAYDLSAASDDLGSFSQLARAANACDKSVDAIARDRIPDADRVDLDLDDVLLPVTPDEVWAAGVTYQISEQAREAESGKPEVYIDVYDSERPELFLKATPSRTVGPNDAVGIRGDSTWDVPEPELGVVLHHEEVVGYTIGNDVSSRSIEGENPLYLPQAKVYDRCCAVGPCVATPGVIDDPHDLEMTLTIERDDEIVFEDSTSTSEMATTCEKLVSYLRRHNDLPETVILLTGTALVPPESFTLAEGDQIAIDIEAIGQLVNDTVTV, encoded by the coding sequence ATGCGGTATTATCGACTCCCCGGCGGAAAGCACAGCGTGGGGTCCGACTCGCTCGTCGTCGTCGCGGACGGTGACGCGTACGACCTGTCGGCGGCGTCCGACGACCTCGGGTCGTTCTCGCAGCTCGCCCGCGCCGCGAACGCGTGTGACAAGTCCGTCGACGCCATCGCTCGCGACCGGATCCCCGACGCGGATCGGGTGGACCTCGATCTCGACGACGTGCTCCTGCCGGTGACTCCCGACGAGGTGTGGGCCGCGGGCGTCACGTACCAGATCAGCGAACAGGCGCGCGAGGCCGAGAGCGGCAAACCCGAGGTGTATATCGACGTCTACGACAGCGAGCGACCGGAGCTGTTCCTGAAGGCGACGCCGTCGCGGACGGTCGGCCCCAACGACGCCGTCGGGATCCGCGGCGACTCCACGTGGGACGTGCCGGAGCCGGAGCTCGGCGTCGTGCTCCACCACGAGGAGGTCGTCGGGTACACGATCGGCAACGACGTGTCGAGCCGGTCCATCGAAGGTGAGAACCCGCTGTACCTCCCGCAGGCGAAGGTGTACGACAGGTGCTGCGCGGTCGGGCCGTGCGTGGCGACCCCGGGAGTCATCGACGACCCCCACGACCTCGAGATGACGCTCACCATCGAGCGCGACGACGAGATCGTCTTCGAGGACTCGACGTCGACGAGCGAAATGGCGACCACCTGCGAGAAGCTCGTCTCGTACCTCCGGCGGCACAACGACCTCCCGGAGACCGTCATCCTCCTGACCGGCACCGCCTTGGTCCCGCCGGAATCGTTCACGCTCGCCGAGGGCGACCAGATCGCGATCGACATCGAAGCGATCGGACAGCTGGTCAACGACACCGTCACCGTCTGA
- a CDS encoding glycoside hydrolase family 3 N-terminal domain-containing protein, whose product MRTGSDGGVSETSTDRRVDELLDRMTVAEKAAQLGSVNADRILTEDGEIDEAAVDEHLSNGIGHLTRIGGEGSLPPKAAAERTNELQEYLREQTRLGIPAIPHEECLSGYMGPAGTTFPQMIGMASTWSPELLESVTDIVRGQLEAIGTAHALSPVLDIARDLRWGRVEETFGEDPYLVASMACGYVEGLQDGGDGVTATLKHFAGHGAGDGGKNRSSVNIGRRELRETHLFPFEAAVRTADAESVMNAYHDIDGVPSASDEWLLTDVLRGEWGFEGTVVSDYYSIEFLRSEHGVAADEREAGTTALEAGIDVELPYTDCYGDHLVDAVEAGELSEATLDAAVRRVLRAKADAGVLDDATVDPEAADEPYGTDEARELTERAARESMTLLKNEGDLLPLVGEETDSVAVLGPKADDAQELMGDYAYPAHYPEAEVELDATTPLDAVRERAADHGFDVTYERGCTTTGPETDGFDAAADAAADADVALAFVGARSAVDFSDSDRDRVNKPSVATSGEGRDVVDLGLPGVQRDLVERVHETDTPVVVVVVSGKPHSIESIAESVPAVVQAWLPGERGGEGVASVLFGEYNPAGHLPVSIPRSAGQLPVHYSRKPNTADEEYVYTATDPLFPFGHGLSYTEFEYGDLSLSATELPPAGTITAEVTVENVGEAAGRDVVQLYASAGNPDQARPVEELVGFERVALDPGETARVAFEVDATQLAYHDRDMDLAVESGPYEFRVGHSAAAIADTATFEVTWTKEVPENGRTYFTETQVDTDT is encoded by the coding sequence ATGCGAACTGGTTCAGACGGCGGTGTCTCCGAGACATCGACCGACCGACGCGTCGACGAGCTCCTCGACCGGATGACGGTCGCCGAAAAGGCAGCGCAGCTCGGCTCCGTGAACGCCGACCGGATCCTGACAGAGGACGGCGAGATCGACGAGGCCGCCGTCGACGAGCACCTTTCGAACGGGATCGGCCATCTCACGCGGATCGGCGGAGAGGGTAGTCTTCCGCCGAAGGCGGCCGCCGAGCGGACGAACGAACTCCAAGAGTACCTTCGCGAGCAGACCCGACTCGGGATCCCGGCGATCCCGCACGAGGAGTGTCTGAGCGGGTATATGGGGCCCGCAGGCACGACGTTCCCGCAGATGATCGGAATGGCGAGCACGTGGTCGCCGGAGCTCCTCGAATCCGTCACGGACATCGTTCGCGGTCAGCTCGAAGCGATCGGCACCGCACACGCGCTCTCGCCCGTCCTCGACATCGCCCGTGACCTCCGATGGGGGCGCGTCGAGGAGACGTTCGGCGAGGACCCGTACCTCGTCGCGTCGATGGCGTGCGGCTACGTCGAGGGACTACAGGACGGCGGTGACGGCGTGACGGCGACGCTGAAACACTTCGCGGGTCACGGCGCGGGCGACGGCGGGAAAAACCGGAGCTCGGTCAACATTGGCCGCCGCGAGCTGCGCGAGACGCACTTGTTCCCGTTCGAAGCCGCGGTTCGCACCGCGGACGCGGAGTCCGTGATGAACGCGTATCACGACATCGACGGCGTCCCCAGCGCGAGCGACGAGTGGCTGCTGACCGACGTTCTCCGGGGTGAGTGGGGGTTCGAGGGCACCGTCGTCTCCGACTACTACAGCATCGAGTTCCTCCGGAGCGAACACGGCGTCGCCGCCGACGAGCGCGAGGCCGGGACGACCGCGCTCGAAGCCGGCATCGACGTGGAACTGCCCTACACCGACTGTTACGGCGACCACCTCGTCGACGCGGTCGAGGCCGGCGAACTCTCCGAGGCGACGCTCGACGCCGCGGTGCGGCGCGTCCTCCGCGCGAAGGCCGACGCGGGGGTACTCGACGACGCGACCGTCGACCCCGAGGCGGCCGACGAGCCGTACGGTACGGACGAGGCCCGCGAACTCACCGAGCGCGCGGCGCGGGAGTCGATGACCCTGCTGAAAAACGAGGGCGACCTGCTTCCCCTCGTCGGCGAGGAGACCGACTCCGTCGCGGTCCTCGGACCGAAGGCGGACGACGCACAGGAGCTGATGGGCGATTACGCCTATCCCGCCCACTACCCCGAGGCGGAGGTCGAGCTCGACGCCACGACGCCGCTCGACGCGGTCCGCGAGCGCGCGGCCGATCACGGCTTCGACGTGACCTACGAGCGAGGCTGTACGACAACCGGCCCCGAGACGGACGGGTTCGACGCGGCCGCCGACGCCGCCGCGGACGCCGACGTGGCGCTCGCGTTTGTCGGCGCGCGCTCGGCCGTCGACTTCTCCGACTCCGACCGCGACCGCGTCAACAAGCCCAGCGTCGCCACCAGCGGCGAGGGGCGTGACGTGGTCGACCTCGGGCTCCCGGGCGTCCAGCGCGACCTCGTCGAACGCGTCCACGAGACGGACACCCCTGTCGTGGTCGTCGTGGTGAGCGGGAAGCCGCACTCGATCGAGTCGATCGCGGAGTCGGTCCCGGCGGTCGTACAGGCGTGGCTCCCCGGCGAGCGCGGCGGCGAGGGCGTCGCGTCCGTGCTGTTCGGCGAGTACAATCCCGCCGGTCACCTTCCGGTGTCGATTCCGCGGTCGGCCGGACAGCTCCCGGTTCACTACAGCCGGAAGCCCAACACCGCGGACGAGGAGTACGTCTACACGGCGACCGACCCGCTGTTCCCGTTCGGCCACGGGCTCAGCTACACCGAGTTCGAGTACGGCGACCTCTCGCTGTCGGCGACCGAACTGCCCCCCGCGGGGACGATCACCGCCGAGGTGACCGTCGAGAACGTCGGCGAGGCCGCCGGACGCGACGTGGTCCAGCTGTACGCCAGCGCGGGGAACCCCGATCAGGCCCGTCCGGTCGAAGAGCTCGTCGGGTTCGAGCGCGTCGCCCTCGATCCGGGCGAGACCGCGCGCGTCGCCTTCGAGGTCGACGCCACCCAGCTCGCGTACCACGACCGCGACATGGACCTCGCCGTCGAAAGCGGCCCCTACGAGTTCCGCGTCGGCCACTCCGCCGCGGCGATCGCTGACACTGCGACGTTCGAGGTCACGTGGACGAAGGAGGTTCCCGAAAACGGACGGACGTACTTCACTGAGACGCAGGTCGACACCGACACGTAA
- a CDS encoding glycoside hydrolase family 3 N-terminal domain-containing protein, with protein MDNRPKQPAYQRESASTDERIDDLLDRMTLAEKAGQVTGTWAGTLRETHDLDDVKEAIDDGHLGFAAPFGWGGALATTPEDAVSAVEELQTYAREETRLGIPLLFSVDAVHGHAYVSGATVFPNGLGAAATWDPEGVEAAAAVTATEVRATGAHQNYGPTVDVGRDARWGRVFETFGESPHLVGALAAAKVRGYQGEGSAAPDGPAIPTDRVVATAKHFPAYGEPERGEDASPVDVSEYKLRNTFVRPFERVLDAGVASVMPSYNSINGEPSHGSAAYLDRLLRDELGFDGHVVSDWNGIRHLHEDHRTAVDHADGVRQARTAGVDVASVGHTPHADRVVELIEDDRLDEATLERAVRRVLRLKFDLGLFDEEPEDAADETDAVETLGAPAHRERALETARDSMTLLQNDGLLPLSGDEDVFVGGPNADDLVNQLGGWSVGRDEGVPGKTIREAVADATAGTVSYVPGTTMNEAIDIDEAVRAARDADVAVLALGEGWYIHEFGPEAQAGSETGEWPTRSDLRLPESQRELVRRVHETETPVVGVLVTGRPLIVDWMAEHVPAILMAYFPGTEGGVAVAETLFGDNDPSGRLPISVPRDEGDLPQHHDALAHPTPIGVDEHPDSYDPLFEFGHGLSYTTFETTDLSASVAARPGGSGEDDAPTDRTVRVSVEVSNVGDCAGTETVQVYARQRHASRVRPVRSLVGFERVTLAAGESERVEVSVPVKRLGFHKPREGHVVESGPYRFDVAGASTTLEL; from the coding sequence ATGGACAATCGGCCCAAGCAGCCGGCGTACCAGCGGGAAAGCGCTTCGACGGACGAGCGGATCGATGATCTCCTCGACCGGATGACGCTGGCGGAGAAGGCCGGACAGGTGACCGGAACGTGGGCGGGAACGCTCCGCGAGACGCACGACCTCGACGACGTGAAGGAAGCGATCGATGACGGCCACCTCGGGTTCGCAGCGCCGTTCGGCTGGGGCGGGGCGCTCGCGACGACTCCCGAGGACGCCGTGTCCGCAGTCGAGGAACTCCAGACGTACGCCCGGGAGGAGACCCGGCTCGGGATCCCGTTGCTGTTCAGCGTCGACGCGGTCCACGGACACGCGTACGTCTCGGGCGCGACGGTGTTCCCGAACGGTCTCGGGGCGGCGGCGACGTGGGATCCGGAGGGGGTCGAAGCCGCGGCCGCCGTGACGGCGACGGAGGTGCGCGCGACGGGTGCCCATCAGAACTACGGGCCAACGGTCGACGTGGGACGCGACGCGCGGTGGGGGCGCGTCTTCGAGACGTTCGGAGAGAGCCCGCACCTCGTCGGAGCGCTCGCCGCCGCGAAGGTTCGGGGGTATCAGGGGGAGGGTTCTGCCGCCCCCGACGGTCCCGCCATCCCCACCGACCGCGTCGTCGCGACGGCCAAGCACTTCCCGGCGTACGGGGAACCGGAGCGCGGCGAAGACGCCTCCCCAGTCGACGTCTCCGAGTACAAGCTTCGGAACACGTTCGTCCGCCCGTTCGAGCGCGTTCTCGACGCGGGCGTCGCGTCGGTCATGCCGTCGTACAACTCGATCAACGGCGAGCCCTCCCACGGCTCCGCTGCGTACCTCGACCGGCTGCTCCGCGACGAGCTGGGATTCGACGGGCACGTCGTCTCCGATTGGAACGGGATCCGACACCTCCACGAGGACCACCGCACCGCCGTCGACCACGCCGACGGCGTCCGACAGGCACGGACCGCGGGCGTCGACGTGGCGTCGGTCGGTCACACGCCTCACGCCGACCGCGTCGTCGAACTGATCGAAGACGACAGGCTCGACGAGGCGACACTCGAACGGGCGGTACGGCGTGTCCTCCGGCTAAAGTTCGACCTCGGGCTGTTCGATGAGGAGCCCGAGGACGCGGCCGACGAGACCGACGCCGTCGAGACGTTGGGCGCGCCGGCCCACCGCGAGCGGGCCCTCGAAACCGCACGTGACAGCATGACGCTGTTGCAAAACGACGGGCTGCTACCGCTCTCCGGCGACGAGGACGTGTTCGTGGGCGGCCCGAACGCCGACGACCTCGTCAACCAGCTGGGCGGCTGGAGCGTCGGGCGCGACGAGGGGGTTCCCGGGAAGACGATCCGGGAAGCCGTCGCAGACGCGACCGCCGGGACCGTGTCGTACGTGCCGGGGACGACTATGAACGAGGCCATCGACATCGACGAGGCGGTCCGGGCGGCGCGAGACGCGGACGTGGCCGTGCTCGCGCTCGGCGAGGGGTGGTACATCCACGAGTTCGGGCCGGAAGCGCAGGCCGGATCCGAGACGGGCGAGTGGCCCACCAGAAGCGACCTCCGGCTTCCCGAGTCGCAGCGGGAACTCGTCCGCCGAGTACACGAGACGGAAACGCCGGTCGTCGGCGTCCTCGTGACCGGGCGACCGCTGATCGTCGACTGGATGGCCGAACACGTGCCGGCCATCCTCATGGCGTACTTTCCGGGAACGGAGGGCGGCGTCGCGGTCGCGGAGACGCTGTTCGGAGACAACGATCCGAGCGGTCGGCTCCCGATCTCGGTGCCGCGCGACGAGGGCGACCTCCCGCAACACCACGACGCGCTCGCGCATCCGACGCCCATCGGGGTGGACGAACACCCGGATTCGTACGATCCCCTGTTCGAGTTCGGCCACGGACTCAGCTACACGACGTTCGAAACGACGGACCTGAGCGCGAGCGTCGCGGCCCGGCCGGGCGGGAGCGGAGAGGACGACGCACCGACGGACCGGACGGTCCGGGTCTCGGTCGAAGTGTCCAACGTCGGCGACTGTGCCGGCACGGAGACGGTACAAGTGTACGCCCGACAGCGACACGCGTCTCGCGTCCGGCCCGTTCGGTCGCTCGTCGGGTTCGAGCGCGTGACCCTCGCCGCGGGCGAGAGCGAGCGCGTCGAGGTGTCGGTCCCCGTGAAGCGACTCGGCTTCCATAAGCCCCGAGAGGGGCACGTCGTCGAATCCGGGCCGTACCGATTCGACGTGGCCGGTGCGTCAACGACACTCGAACTGTGA
- a CDS encoding archaea-specific SMC-related protein, translating to MAQISKPAVQVDVRNIGGIDEASVTLSDGVSILTGRNATNRTSFLQALMAGLGSRQSSLKGDAEEGTVTITLDDETYTRTLQRRGDSVAFGGDPYLDDPELADLFAFLLEDNEARRAVARGDDLREIIMRPIDTDAIDAEIRECQRERDELASEIETLDSLERDLTDLEADRREKVEELEAAQEELESVREELDDLDAGVEESRTRKQEMEEAFQRVRDARSALDDLQFDLETERSTLAELKSEREELRETVEEAEEPDENLDRLAGRIDELRRRKRSLDDDVSELGSVIGFNEDMVDGSGIDIGEETSEDDPTDALTAGDQTVCWTCGSEVEGEQIESTLDRLRELRSDKLDERNEIRAEIQELTDRQSSIREARREIERAEDRLDAVGTEIESTESRIADLEERVESKQTEIEELEEEAESIDVDGYDEALELHREANGIELRIERIEAEIDEIEAEIEERESAIERREELEAEREEIADRLTELRTRVDRIEENAVEEFNEHMETVLDILDYENLDRIWIERRETRVREGRRKVTRTRFDLHIVRSSPDGTAYEDTVDHLSESEREVTGLVFALAGYLVHDVHETVPFVLLDSLEAIDSDRIARVVDYFRTHADHLVAALLPEDAAALSEEYTYVENID from the coding sequence ATGGCTCAGATCTCGAAACCTGCCGTCCAAGTCGATGTCCGAAATATCGGTGGTATCGACGAAGCGTCGGTAACGCTCTCCGACGGCGTCTCGATCCTGACCGGCCGCAACGCGACGAACCGGACCTCCTTTTTACAGGCGTTGATGGCCGGGCTCGGCAGCCGCCAGAGTTCGCTGAAAGGCGACGCCGAGGAGGGTACAGTGACCATCACGCTCGACGACGAGACGTACACGCGAACGCTCCAGCGCCGCGGCGACTCGGTGGCGTTCGGCGGTGACCCCTACCTCGACGACCCGGAACTGGCCGACCTGTTCGCGTTCCTGCTGGAAGACAATGAGGCGCGTCGGGCGGTGGCGCGCGGCGACGACCTCCGCGAGATCATCATGCGACCGATCGACACGGACGCGATCGACGCGGAGATACGCGAGTGCCAGCGCGAACGCGACGAGTTGGCGTCCGAAATCGAGACGCTCGATAGCCTCGAACGCGACCTCACCGATCTCGAAGCGGACCGCCGCGAAAAGGTCGAGGAACTGGAGGCGGCACAAGAGGAACTCGAATCAGTCCGTGAGGAACTCGACGACCTCGACGCCGGCGTCGAGGAGAGCCGGACGCGAAAACAGGAAATGGAGGAGGCGTTCCAGCGCGTGCGCGACGCTCGGTCGGCCCTCGACGACCTCCAGTTCGACCTCGAAACCGAGCGCTCGACGCTCGCGGAGCTGAAATCGGAGCGTGAGGAACTCCGTGAGACCGTCGAGGAGGCGGAGGAGCCGGACGAGAACCTGGACCGGCTCGCGGGCCGGATCGACGAGCTGCGTCGCCGGAAGCGGTCCCTCGACGACGACGTCAGCGAACTCGGGAGCGTGATCGGGTTCAACGAAGACATGGTCGACGGTTCGGGGATCGACATCGGCGAGGAAACGTCGGAAGACGACCCGACCGATGCGCTGACCGCGGGCGATCAGACGGTCTGTTGGACCTGTGGGTCCGAAGTCGAAGGCGAGCAGATCGAATCGACCCTCGACCGGCTTCGAGAGCTTCGCTCCGACAAGCTCGACGAACGCAACGAGATCCGCGCGGAAATTCAGGAACTCACCGACCGGCAGTCGTCGATCCGCGAGGCCCGGCGCGAGATCGAGCGCGCTGAGGATCGGCTCGACGCGGTCGGGACGGAGATCGAATCGACGGAATCCCGAATTGCTGATCTGGAAGAGCGAGTCGAGTCAAAACAGACGGAAATCGAGGAGCTGGAGGAGGAAGCGGAGTCGATCGACGTTGACGGCTACGACGAGGCGTTAGAACTCCACCGCGAGGCGAACGGGATCGAACTCCGTATCGAGCGGATCGAAGCCGAGATCGACGAGATCGAAGCCGAGATCGAAGAGCGCGAGAGCGCGATCGAGCGGCGCGAGGAGCTGGAGGCGGAGCGCGAGGAGATCGCCGACCGGCTGACGGAACTCCGGACGCGCGTCGACCGCATTGAGGAGAACGCCGTCGAGGAGTTCAACGAACACATGGAGACCGTCCTCGACATCCTCGACTACGAGAACCTCGATCGGATCTGGATCGAGCGTCGAGAGACCCGGGTCCGAGAGGGGCGTCGCAAGGTCACCCGGACTCGGTTCGACCTTCACATCGTCCGCTCGTCGCCCGACGGCACGGCCTACGAGGACACGGTGGACCATCTCTCTGAGAGCGAGCGAGAGGTAACGGGGCTCGTGTTCGCGCTCGCGGGCTATCTCGTCCACGACGTTCACGAGACGGTCCCGTTCGTCCTGCTCGACTCGCTTGAGGCGATCGATTCGGACCGAATCGCACGCGTCGTCGACTACTTCCGGACGCACGCTGACCACCTCGTCGCCGCGCTCCTGCCGGAGGACGCCGCCGCGCTCTCCGAGGAGTACACCTACGTCGAGAACATCGACTGA
- a CDS encoding sugar phosphate isomerase/epimerase translates to MDVGVLTVALGDEPLDQTLEYLSGIGVGTIELGCGGFVGDSHLSREEYLDDEAAQRELLDLVAEHDLEISALSTHNNPLHPDDDRAERAATEIREAVRLAGQLGVDTVNTFSGLPAGSPSGEVPNWITAPWPPEHAEALEYQWGEVAVPTWTALAEHAADHGVNIGIEMHPNMLAYEPTSLLRLREATNERIGANFDPSHLYWQGIDVTEAIRYLGERDAIHHFHAKDTGLYEHNARIQGYLDTNPYTDEQNRSWLFRSIGYGHGESHWKDVVSTLRMVGYEGALSIEHEDSLTSGREGLEKAVDILNRAVFETQPGDAYWA, encoded by the coding sequence ATGGACGTTGGAGTCCTCACGGTCGCGTTGGGCGACGAACCGCTAGATCAGACGCTCGAATACCTCTCCGGCATCGGGGTCGGAACGATCGAACTCGGCTGCGGGGGGTTCGTGGGGGATAGCCACCTCTCACGGGAGGAGTACCTCGACGACGAGGCGGCACAGCGAGAGCTGCTCGATCTCGTTGCCGAACACGACCTCGAGATCAGCGCGCTCTCGACACACAACAACCCGCTCCATCCGGACGACGACCGGGCCGAGCGGGCAGCGACCGAGATCAGGGAGGCCGTGCGGCTCGCCGGCCAGTTGGGCGTCGACACCGTGAACACCTTCTCAGGGCTACCCGCAGGGAGCCCGAGCGGTGAGGTTCCGAACTGGATCACCGCACCGTGGCCGCCGGAACACGCCGAGGCGCTGGAGTATCAGTGGGGGGAGGTCGCGGTGCCGACGTGGACTGCCTTGGCCGAACACGCCGCCGACCACGGGGTGAATATCGGCATCGAGATGCACCCGAATATGCTGGCCTACGAGCCGACGAGCCTGCTCCGGCTCCGCGAAGCGACCAACGAGCGGATCGGGGCAAACTTCGATCCCTCACACCTCTACTGGCAGGGGATCGATGTCACCGAGGCGATCCGCTACCTCGGCGAGCGCGATGCTATCCATCACTTCCACGCCAAGGACACCGGCCTGTACGAACACAACGCTCGGATACAGGGATACCTCGACACGAATCCTTACACGGACGAGCAGAACCGGTCGTGGCTGTTCCGCTCGATCGGTTACGGCCACGGAGAGAGTCACTGGAAGGACGTGGTCTCGACGCTCCGGATGGTCGGCTACGAGGGCGCGCTTTCCATCGAACACGAAGACTCGCTCACGTCCGGTCGAGAGGGATTAGAGAAGGCTGTCGACATCCTCAACCGAGCCGTCTTCGAAACGCAACCGGGTGATGCGTACTGGGCCTGA